The DNA window TTTGGCCAGCTGAAAAAGATTTAATAGAATTGAATACGATGAAAAAATAACCCTAAGCTATTGAAAAAGCTGGCAGTGCCGGACTGATTGTTTTCGATTGGGGGACTCATTGCGACATTCAGCATCCCCTTCCCTCCTTCGGATTTTGCATTGCCTTTGCTTTTGCCTTTTTGTTGTCGCTACTTTGATTGGATGAAACGTTTTCTTGTTCTCAGCGGTCTGCTTTTTTCAGCGTCTCCTGCCTTGGCCGATAACGTCCTTTTTCTGGAGTGCAAGACAACCACACGAGCTATTTTTACTGAAATTAAAACTCAGAAGCTGATCAAAGAGGAAACAAAAGAAGAAACATTGTTTTTGAAGATTGACCTCGCTAACAATAGGTTCATGTCCCATAAGGACAGTCAATGGGATGAGGCACAAATGACAGACCGTAGCCTAAAAGCTGATCTCAACAAAAATGAAAACGGTTTGTCGTTAAACGGGACCTTGGAGATAGAGATTAATCCGCCGGGTCAATTAAGCTCAGAGATAGATTTTATCGCTTGGATGATTGTAACCAAGGTGAATATGAACGGCCATTGCAATGAAGTTAATCAGTCTGTATTTGATGCTGCAAAATAATCAGCTGGGGCCCTGGTTAATCTTCTTTCTTATTCAGGTGGATTCGCATTTGTATAGCCGTCAATGGTGCTGAGCAGATGTTTGGTAATGGCATCAACGCCAATCAGGCGCTCTACCGGTTCTTCTGTATGGTCGCAATCTTCGTCACCATCGGCATCAAGTTCGCAAGATAGGCCTTCATAGGTGACAACGAGGGTGGGCGCGCTATCGACTTGAAGCTTTTCTGCAAGGGCGGTGAACCCGCCATCAGGTCCACGTAAGGGAACGAATTCGAGTGTGGCTTGTTGAGGCTTTGTAAGTGTTTCTACGTACGCTTTGAGTTTTGCGGTGGGTTCGCAATCTGGCAGTGTGAACACGTATAAAACGTACGGCTTCATCATGTTCGTGTACCTTTAGTAGGTAGAAATTACCAGTTATCCTGGCAGCTTCTGAACCCGCATTGTAGCGATCGTGCGGATGGGAATTCATTCCGTTGTGATAGTTGACGAACGAAACATATTGGAACCCTGCATTCACGGCTTTCTCGTTTGAGAGGCTTGGGCTAGGCATGGATGTTCGCCGCTAAAAAGTTTGCTTATCTGTGTTGTTTCTTAAGTCTCTTGAAAGGCAGCCTTGCTGCAGGGGCGTTGACTTGAATGGTGATGGATTAGGGCAGCTGACTCTTGGAGTTTGCCGTTGGTTTGTATCAACGAGTGAGCAAAGTTTGAATAGCTATACAGCCAAGGCAAGCGATGTGCCAACAAAAATGATTTGTTTCATAAAAAAGAACGGTCGCATTCTCCAAGACCGTCCCTTTTGTATGGAGCTAAAACTCCCCAGTCATAGCTCCACAACAAAGATGGCTTAGGGATGGAGAAATGTCCGTAGAGATACATACCCATTTTTCTGTGAGGGTCGGGGGTGGTTCAGCACAAAAAAAGAGTGACGGTCTCCAACGCCACCCTCCCACTGAAGAGATCCAGTCTCTTCAGCAGAAGCTTGAACTGGAAGTCTTGTTTCGTACATAGAGATACATACGCATTGGCGATAGAACGCTGCCAAGCCTCTAAAACAAGCCATTGGTAGGGGCATTCCAGCGGGTGATCGCACGTTGCCCTCGCTCGAAGCCCAGGATGCAAATCGTTCCTGTGCCGAGCTGGAACAGGCGCCCACCGGTTGCTCCGAGTCCCAACCAGGTGCCTGTCAGCGCACGAAGCAAATGTCCGTGGGCGAATAAGGCAACATCCCCTTCCCCCGGCTCCGCTAGGGCGCTGGTAATGGATTGTTCACAGCGTTGTTGAACGGCTTCCGCATCTTCTCCATTGGGGCAGCCATGGCTCCAGACCGTCCAGTTCGGAATGCTCTTGCGAATCTCAGGGGTTGTGATTCCTTCGTAATCGCCGTAATCCCATTCGCGCAAGCTTTCCATGATCCGTCGTTGTTGGCCTAGGCCACCGAGTTCGCAGGTGCGTTTTGCCCGTTGAAGCGGTGAACTAAACACAGCTGCAAACCGATGGGATGTGAGGGCAGGCGCAAGCAGCCTGGCCTCTTCTTCGCCCTCCGGCAGCAAGGGCAAATCGGTGTTGCCGGTGTGCCGTCCATTTTTGGCCCATTCAGTGGCTCCGTGTCGAAGCAACCAGATCTGACGTTCATGGCCCATGGTGTGGATTAGCTCAGTTGAAGATCGGTGCTGTCTGGTCCCTCTTAAGCCCGAATGTCAAACCAGTCATTGCCCGTGACGGGCATTTTGGAGAGCAGCACCCTTTTGACGGTTGCCGTGCTCGGGCCGCGCTCACACCACAGACGAAATTCGTTCAAGGCCATTTCGCCTCCTTCGGCCTGAACCTCCACTCTCCCGTCCTTGAGATTTCGAACCCAACCGCAAAGTTCGAGGTCGAGGGCGCGTCGCCGGCAGCTGTTTCTGAATCCCACCCCTTGCACGCTGCCTTCGATCAGGAACCGCCAGCGCTCCTTCAAGGGCTGTTGTCTCTGACGCGTGGCCTTTATGAATCGGTCGCTATCTGATTCGCCACGGTTTCGAGAGCGTCGCGCCATCGGCATGAGATCGTCGATGAGCTGGCCCAGTGAAGATGCACCCAGCTTGCGTGAACGGTTGGAAGTGCCCATCCTTCTTCTCTGCGATCAACATGCCAGCCATCAACCTGCCACAGCGATTGCCATCTGCCCACAGGTTCCTCGCTGAGTTGCCAGCGGTGAAATTCATGCCCCATCCACTGATCACCTGCCTTCAAAAGCAAGCTGTCACAGCTTGCCGTTAGGCGGCGATATCCCACCTGCAATGTCCCGCGTTGGGCGTGAAACGGCAAGACGCCCGCCATGGCATGGGTTTCTCCTTCCCCGTCCATCAGGCTGGTGCCCAACATCAACATGCCGCCACATTCGGCATACAGCGGTTTGTGTTGCAGCCAGTCGCGCAGTCCTGACAGGCTTTGTTGGCAACGGCTGAGTTGTTTGGCGTGGAGTTCTGGGAAGCCTCCTGGGATCACCAGTCCATAGGCCTCTTGCGGTAACGGTTCATCCTCCAAGGGGTGCCAAGGGATCACTGGCATCCCCATCGCCTCGAGGCAATCCTGCATCTCGGGGTAACGGAAATGAAACGCGTTGTCTTGGGCGACGGCCACTGGTAGGGGCTCTCGCTTGCTGTCCTCTGCCAGAGCCTTGGCCAACACGGTTTGTATCGGTTCTGGACCTGGCGTTGGCGCTTGCATCAACCGCTCAAAAACCCCCATCTGGAGATGTTGATCAGCGATCGCCGCCCATTGCCCCAGGCGAACGTTCAGTTGATCTAGTTCATGGGCTGGTGCCAAGCCCAAATGTCGACTGGGGAGATCGAGGCTTGAATCCCGCGGAAGGCACCCCAGGCATGGCACATTGATCGCCGCCAACACCTCTTCAAGAAGGGAGCGATGGCGCTCCGTGCTCACGCGATTGAGCACCACACCTGCGAAATGCAGGTCGGGGTCAAGATCACGAAATCCGCTCACGAGCGCGGCGAGTGATCGCGCCTGGCCGCCGGCATCCACCACCAACACCACCGGCAACTGAAGGTGTTTGGCCACGGCGGCGCTGCTCCCTTCTCCGGTTGAGCCGATCCCATCGAACAGCCCCATCACCCCCTCCACGAGGGCTAGGTCGCAGCGACCTCCATAGCCATGGAAACTGGTCTTCACCCAGTCGGGTCCGCACAAGGGCAGATCCAAGTTGCGGCATGGGCGCCCCGCACTGGCCCCAAGCAGTTGGGGGTCGAGGTAATCGGGTCCCACCTTGAAGGGTTGAATGCTCAATCCCTTCTGTTGCGCCCAAGCGATCAGGCTGAGGCTGAGCAGGGTTTTGCCGCTGCTGCTAGAGGGAGCAGCGATCACACAGGCCATGCTGCTCAGCTAGGAATCAACTGAGAAGCTTGGCAGCTAGAGGGGCCGCCGCCGCCAAGAGCGGGTTGGAGGAATCGTGCCCACCCTCAAGCAGTCGAGCCATGTCGGCTTCCACATGGGTATGAAGCAAGGGCACCACCTCTTCCACGAGTTCCATGCTGGCCATGCCCCCGGCTTCGAGGCGCATGCAACCTCCGGATTCCGCGCAGAGAATCACACACATCGCCCCACCCTGTTCGGGTTTAGAAATGATCCGCAGCCCCACGATTTGTCCCGGATGAATACTGGGTTGCCCCATGGGTACGGGAGACACCCGTAGCGGCACTTCGGTTCCATCGGGACGTTGGAACACGGCGCTGATCGTGGAATCGCTGGTTTTGGCCTCATGCCGATGGGTGGTCTTCAGGGTCCAGCCCAGTCGATCGGCGATCCAAGAGGCCAGCAGCAGGCCTTGGACCGGGTGATCTCCCTCAACATCAATGTCGAGTTGCACCACATGGCTGAGGGCATCGCGACGCTGCGGCGGATCGAACACCATCGCCAGGGTTTGATGCCAGCTGCCCAGCCTTAACCAGTTCAGGTCATTGACGGCTTGGCCGCTTGCGAGCCTATTGGCGAGCAGGGTTAGGCAGTAAGAAGGATCACCAAGAGCGGAATCGAGAATCAGCCTGCGAGGCGCGATCGAGAGCTGCTCCAGTAGCTCAGGCGACTCATCGAGGGGTCCGTTCCACCACACCCAGGAGGGCAGGTCTTCAGGAAGCAGGGGCTGCAAGGTGTTGAGTCCCTCTCGCAGGGCTCCAGTTCCGCCGCGGAGCACCACCACATCTCCACAAGCAACCGTGCCCCCGCCCTCTTCCGGTAAGGGGCAATAGGCGGCCACCAGGGTTTCTAACGGGCGGCTGGAATCCAGGCTGGGGGCAAGGGTGATCAAGCGCCGTGGCCTCAGGGCACTCAAGGCCCCGTCCACATGTTGACCACGAAGGTCATCACTGGTTTGGCTGCCATCAATTTTGGCCAGGCTGTTAGATACCGAGCTTCCCAGCGGCGGGGTGCTGAGGGGCAGATCAAGATCGAGCACCGCTTTCCGTCCAGCCTTTTCCACCTCATCGCGTTGCACGCCCATGATTGGGCCCCCGAGTCTTCCTGTGCGGACCAGTTGCTGTTCCACCCATGCCGGCTGCCAGATCAACAGGCAGAAGGTGTGAGCCCCAATGCTGCTTTCTTGATCGCCGGACCACAGCTGATCGAGGTAATGAGGAACTTCCGAAGGGGGTAGCTCGAGGGGGGTTTGAAGCGTGAGCTGAGGAGACATGTTGCGGCCTGAGGAAGGGCGGAAACGAGGTGAAATTGGATCTTGTTTTGGGCTTGATCTAGGGGCGACGCCAGAGCAGACCGTCTTGGGCTAACAGGGCATCGGCAGCGGCAGGTCCCCAGGTGCGTGACTCGTAGGGGTGAATAGGCAGTTTCCAGGGGCTGTCTTCGATCAGTTCCAGCAGAGGGGTGTAAAGCCTCCAAGCTGCCTCCACCTCATCGCTCCGGGTGAAGAGCGTTGGATCGCTCAACATGGCGTCTGCGAGAAGGCGTACATAGCCCTCATCCGATGGTTCGCCAAAGGACTCGTCATAGGAAAATTCCATCTCGACAGGCCGGCTGCGCATCCCTGAGCCTGGAGATTTCACTTCAAATTTGAATTCAGCACCTTCATCGGGCTGAATGCGCAGGATGAGCTGGTTGGCCGTTGGACTGCCACCGGCAGCATCGAAGAGGTGAACGGGGGCTTCGCGGAAGGTCAACACCACTTCGCTCAGGCGCTTGGCGAGGCGTTTGCCGGTGCGCACATAAAAAGGAACGCCCTGCCAGCGCCAGTTGTCGATGAACAGCTTCATCGCCACGTACGTCTCCGTGGTGCTGTGGGGATCGACGCCTGGTTCTTGCCGGTAGCCGCTGAGGGGAGCGCCGTCGCTGCCGCCAGGTCCGTATTGCCCGCGGATGCAGCAGTTCCAGGGTTCAAGTTCATCAGCCAGGCGTGCCGCTTGAAGAACCTTGGCCTTTTCACTGCGGATGGCTTCTGGATCAAAGCGACCAGGGGTTTCCATGGCGGTAATCGCCAACATTTGGGTGAGGTGGTTTTGCACCATGTCGCGCAGGGCACCCGACGTTTCGTAGTAACCGGCCCGCTCTTCGACTCCCACCGTTTCCGAGGCCGTGATCTGAACGCTGGAGATGTAGTTCCGATTCCAGATGGGCTCGAAAATCGCGTTGGCGAACCGCATCACCATGATGTTTTGGACCGTTTCCTTGCCGAGGTAGTGGTCGATGCGAAAGATCTGGTTCTCTTGGCCGCAGCCTTGAACCACCCTGTTGAGGGATTGGGCGCTGCCGTAGTCCCGTCCGAATGGTTTTTCAATCACAACGCGACTGCGTTGGGGATCCTTCAACAGGCCTGCATCGGCCAGAGCGCGGCAGCCACTGGCATAAAACTTCGGTGACACCGACAGGTAAAAGGTGCGGTTGCTTCGTGTGGCTCTAAGACGGTCGATCTCCTGAAGGCGACCCCCGAGTTTCACGACGTCTTCAGGTTTCTGAAGGTCCACTGGTTCGTAAAACATTCCGGCGGAAAATTGCTCCCACGCCTCGGGATGGTCGCGAACCTTGTCACCCATTGCCTCAGCCATTTTGCTGCGGAATTCTTCGTCGCTCCAAGGCCTTCTGGCGCAGCCCAGGAGGGCAAATTCGCTGGGAAGTCGTCGTTGCTGAAACAACTCAAAGAGGGCTGGAACCAGCTTGCGATGGGTAAGGTCGCCGCTTGCTCCAAAAATCACCAGGCACTGGGGAGCGATCACCCGCTCCTGTCGCAGCCCAACCCTCAGTGGGTTCGTGATCGTTGCGGTCATGGCTACAGCACCTCTTAGGAAGGTTTAACCAGGATTTCTCGATCGGACAGCGCAATTCTTCCTGCAGGCTGGGTTTTGTGGCTGTCTCCTGAAAAACAACAGGATTGGCCATAAAAAAAGCCCGCCAATGGCGAGCTTGATTCACTCAACTTTGAGGCCGAGATCGTTGAGGTTTAGTAAGTCTCAACGTGCCAGCGGTGAGCTTTCTTCAGTTTGGGGCGAAGTTCGGACCAGTCGAGCCCCTTCGCTTCGGCTGCTGCGGACATGGCTTCATCAATGCCGGGCTCCATCCCACGTAGGCCACACATATAGACGTGGGTTTTGGGATCTTCGATCATCGCGAAAATCTCCTCAGCATGCTCAGACACGCGGTCTTGGATGTACATCCGGCCGCCCTTTGGATTCTGCTGTTCGCGGCTGATGGCTTTGGTGTAGCGGAAATTGTCGGGATATTCCTTCTCGTAATGGAGGAAGTCCTCGTCATAAAGCAGGTTGGCTGTTTTAGGTGCTCCCATAAACAACCAGGCTTTGCCTCGGAAATTCCAACCGTTCTCTGCCCGTTCTTTTGGCTCAAACATGCGACGCAGATAGGTGCGCATGGGGGCGATTCCTGTGCCGGTGGCCAGCATGATCACATTGGCTTCTTCGTCCTCGGGAAGAAGCATTTCCTTGCCAACAGGCCCTGTGATTTTGACCTTGGTGCCGGGCTCAACGTCGCAGAGGTAGGTCGAGCAAACGCCGTTGATGGTTTCTCCATCCTTTTCGTACTGGAGATGGCGTACACAGAGGGACACCGTGTTGCCCTCGAGATTGTCGCCGTGGCGCGTACTGGCAATCGAGTACAGACGCAGTTTGTGGGGCTTGCCTTTGGCATCTTCACCAGCAGGAACGATGCCGATGCTCTGACCCTCAACGTATTCAAGGTGTGGATCACCACCGCTCAAATCGAAGGTGATGTGCTGCACGCGGCCAATCGCTCCCTCTTTGAGAAGGGAATAATTTTCAGTGACTGTTCCGAGGAAGGGAGCTTTGGGCTTGTACAGATTGACTGGCACAGCTTGGGCTGCGGCCTTGGGTTTGGAAGTAGTCACAGGTGCAGAGACTGGGGGTGCGGATTTAACGGGTGCGGCTGCCGGCTCTGAGCCCGCTGGACTCACCGACTGGATGCGCGCTCCCCTGGAGAGAAGCACGCACATTGTGTCCCGAAGGCGGCTGTAAGAGACGTTTAAGCGAGATAGCTCTGCGCGACGCCCACCCAAGCCTGTGAAGACAATCGTGAATGCCCTTTCATCAGAGGTTGTCTGAGGAGACGCGCTTACTCGCATTGAAAACGTCCTGTTAAGGCGCGACTATAAGCGTCACCACTGACTTGCTACTCAATTTTCGCTGAATTGAAGTTTCTTCCTTAGAGTCAACGACGTCAATCTCTCAGGATTAGAAGCGAAAACGGTTTGGCATCTATCAGTGGTCTGACACAACTGAAGCGCGGCGAAACGCCCACTGGAGAGGCGATGTCTTCGAATCACCAGCCCATTGAACAAACCGTTGAGAGGATGGCTGATGGCGTTCGTCGCCTCGCCGCTCAGCTGTTAACGCCAGTTTCAGCCGATCAGATTTGGGCTGTTCTGACGGATTACGACCAACTCAGTACTTTCATTCCCAATCTTGCAAGCAGTCGTTTGCTGCTTCGAGAGGGCAACAAAGTGCATTTGCAGCAAGAGGGGTGTCAGCAATTTCTAGGAATGAAGTTTTCGGCTTCCGTTGAGCTAGAGCTCGAAGAATTTCTTTCTGAAGGGGCGCTGAGATTCAAGATGAAGAAGGGCGACTTCCGGCGGTTTGAGGGAACCTGGCGGTTGAGAACCATGCCTGACGCCACAGCCCTTTTCTACGAACTCACCGTGCAGGGCTGTTTAGGAATGCCCATCGGCCTGATCGAACAACGGCTGCGGGACGATCTCACGACCAACCTCAAAGCTGTTGAAGCGGAAGCGCGACGCAGAGCAGCTCACTAACTCTTTCCACTGTTCTTTCAGATCAATTTGCTGGGCTGGCAGAGCAGCCAGTTGCTTGGCTTGGACAGAGTGGTTTCAGGGACGTTGATGTTGGCTTCTAGCCATCTGCAGGCCGTCGCCATGCGCTGGTGCGGCATAAAAAAAACTCCCCCCGAGAGGAGAGTGTTCATTGGATCCGGATGAAGTCTCATCCAGGTCTTCAGTAGCCCCAAGGGGATTCGAACCCCTGTCGCCTCCGTGAAAGGGAGGTGTCCTAGGCCTCTAGACGATGGGGCCAAGAACGTGAACGAAAGGTCTTGAGAACTTCCGGCACCCAGTGAAATTACGGTTCAGCCTGACCCTCCGTCAAGGCAACGTTCTCCTTCTCTTGACCTTGCCCCTGCCAGACGGGCACGTTGAAGGTGAAGCAGGCTCCTTTGTCTGGTTCCGAGATCACCCAGATCCTGCCGCCATGCACTTCCACAATGCGCCGGCAAACCGAGAGTCCAACCCCAAAACCCGAGGCCCCAGCTGATGTTTGAGGAAGCCGGACCCGGTCAAGAAAAATGCGCTGCTGCTCTTCTTCCGGAATGCCTGGTCCGCTGTCGCTGATGCTCACCTGCACCCACTGACTGGTGCGGTGAAGCATGGTCAAGGAGATCAAGCCTCCGTTGGGTGTGTACTTCAGGGCGTTTTCCAGCAAATTGAGGAGCACCTGGCGCATCCTGCGTTGATCCGCAAACACCTTGGGCAGATCAGCAGGGATGTCGGTGTGGATGGTCACATCTCTGCCGAGCCAGAGTTTCTCCAGTTCCAGAATCGCTTCAGCGGCCACACTGGCTAAATCAAGGCGCTGAGGGTTGAACAGGGCTTCCCAGCGTGTGCTTCCCACTTCCAGCAGATCTTTCGACAGCAGGGCGATTTCCTCGAGGCGTCTTTTGAGGACATCCCTGAAGCGATGGATATCGATCTGGCCTAATTGCTGGCTTTGTACGGCAAGAGTCGCAGCGGTGAGTGGCGTCCGTAGTTCATGGGCCACCATCCTCAGCAAGCGCTCTTGCGCTTCCAGGCGATCAATCAATGTTTCGTTTTCCTGACGCAGCACCAACAACTGATCTTCGAGTTGGAGCTCCCGTTGGGTGCGGCTGCCATCCAGTTCTGTGGGTTTAAGACTTAAACCAAGTCCGCTCACCACCTCGTCCTGCTGCCAGCGCGGCAACCAGCCCCGCAGTTGTTGAAAGATGCTGCTTCCCGCAAACACCTGCTTTGGTTGTGGTTGCAGCTTCACCAGTGATGGTGTCACCACCAGGCGGTGCAGTTCCAGCAACTCAGGTTGTTGGGTTGGATCTGAGATTTGAAGACTGACATCGAACCCGCAATCTTCGTTCTGCAGAAATTCCACCAACTCGCGAAGGTCGCGGCTGGACAAATGGTGGCGACCGGCAACGAGTAACAAACTCAATTGTTGGCGCGGATTGCGATCAATCCCATCCACCCAGGGAGCTACGCAATGTTGAGGCTTACCTTATGGGTTTTTGCTCTGCCTCGCAGATCCGCTAAGAAGAAGGGGAACACTCTGTTGTTACCTAGGAGACGGCATGCCCCTTCTGCCGCTTGAACAACGAGGCTCAAACCCTCCCAACGGAGCGCCCCCGCCCTCTGAGCGCGTGCATCTCGATAGCAATCTGAGACGGTGGTTTGCGCGCAACTTGGGTCTTTGGAGATCGAGGCGTCAATACCTCTTCAACAACGAGGAAGTTTTTTTCCTCGACATGATGATTCGGGTTGAGATCTTTTCGGAATTTCAGTTTGGTGAGCCCCGCTACCGATTTAGTTGGTGGCCTGAACGCGACACCGACTTTTTTGATCGCAAACCCCGCTACGAGAAAGCTGGTGTGATGGAAGCCACCTTGATGGGCCATCAGCTGCAACGGAATCGTGCCTATCTCGAGCCAACGCCTCATCGCACCCGGATTCGACAGGTGGATGAACACGAGATGGTGTTTGAATCCCATTACGGAGATTGGGATGTCCAGGAGTACACCCGGTTAATTGATGAGGACCGCTATCGCTCTCGAGCGATTTACAGCTGGCAAAACAACGTGCTCGAGATCGTTGAACATCATCACGAAACAAGGATGGAGGATGCTTCAGCTCCGATTCCGCTCTGAAAAAGATCCGATTTGGATCAAATTGAGTCAAATTTAGACATCTCTCCACTAGCCCGAAGCGGGGAGGATGCGGCACCATGGCGGCGTATTCCGGTTTGATCCTTTGCGTCCCCTTACCCGACTCCGTACTGCTCTGTCGGCACCATTGCTTCTGCTGCCTCTCTGCTTAGCAGGTCCTGCTGCGATGGCTCAGTCAGCCGGAAAGGCGCCAACGTCGCCTGCAAGCAACGAGGACGTCTTCCTCTATCGCGGTATGGGCTCCTCCTACGTCTGCAATGCCCGCACAGCAGGGATTGAGTTTCCGAAAGCTGTTGGCATCGCTGCCGCAACCTATGTCCAGCTCCTCAATGGACGCCACGGTGGCAAGGTTGCATCGACAGGGAATAAGAAGCTGACCAATGAGCAGCTGTTTGCCGGTGCCGAATTTCAAATCATCACCGGTGCCATGCAGTTCTGCCCCGACAAGGTGCCTGCCGACGTCAAGACCAAGGTGGAAGACGCGTTGAAGAAACAGAAGGCCGCTCAATAGGCCGCTCAATCATCGGATCAGCCTCCACGGGGATGGCGTCTGCACGCCAAGATCGATGCAGACTCTCCTCCCCATGGCTTCCGCCTCCATCACTGCTCCGACGATTCGGCTGAAGGATTACAAGCCCTTCCCCTGGCGTATTCCATCGATTGCTCTGGATGTGGTGATCGGGTCTGATGCCGTTGAGGTGAGCTGTTGCATGGAGCTCACTCCGCTGTTGGGGGCGGAGCCACAAGCGCTTGTGCTTCAAGGGGTGGATTTGTTGTTGCAATCGATCGCCATCGATGACAACGCGCTGAAGCCTTCCGACTACAACGTGACCGCCGAGCGACTGGTGATTCACCAGCCTCCGCAGGTGCCTTTTCAGCTCAAGACGGTCTGCAGGATTGACCCTCAGGCCAATACCTCGCTTGAGGGCCTCTATGCCAGTGGAGGAATGCTGACCACGCAGTGCGAAGCCGAGGGGTTTAGGCGGATTACCTATCACCCGGATCGCCCCGATGTGCTCAGTCGTTTCACCGTTCGCATCGAGGCCGATCGCGAGCGTTATCCGGTGTTGCTCTCCAATGGCAATGCCTTAAGTGCTGGGCCCCTTGCTGGTGATCCCACACGCCATGAGGTGACTTGGGAGGACCCCTCCCTCAAGCCGTCCTATCTGTTTGCCCTAGTCGCTGGAAATCTCAACGAAGTCTGCGATCGTTTTGTGACCCGCTCGGGACGGAATGTGACGCTGAGGCTTCATGTGGAGCCAGGCGATGAGCCCTTTACGGCCCATGCCATGGAGTCGTTGAAGCGATCGATGGCTTGGGATGAACAGGTGTACGGCTTGGAATACGACCTGGATGAGTTCAATACCGTTGCGGTGCGCCATTTCAACATGGGCGCGATGGAGAACAAGAGCCTCAATATTTTTAACTCGAAATTAGTTTTGGCCGATGCGGAAACCGCATCCGATGCTGAACTGGAGCGTATTGAAAGTGTTGTTGCCCACGAGTATTTCCACAATTGGTCGGGGAATCGCATCACCTGTCGTGATTGGTTTCAGCTCTCCTTAAAAGAAGGACTCACCGTCTTTAGGGATCAATGTTTTACCGCTGATCTTCATTCAGAAGCCTTAAAGAGGATTGAAGATGCAGCGATGCTGCGCAA is part of the Synechococcus sp. WH 8016 genome and encodes:
- a CDS encoding histidine phosphatase family protein; this translates as MGHERQIWLLRHGATEWAKNGRHTGNTDLPLLPEGEEEARLLAPALTSHRFAAVFSSPLQRAKRTCELGGLGQQRRIMESLREWDYGDYEGITTPEIRKSIPNWTVWSHGCPNGEDAEAVQQRCEQSITSALAEPGEGDVALFAHGHLLRALTGTWLGLGATGGRLFQLGTGTICILGFERGQRAITRWNAPTNGLF
- a CDS encoding acylphosphatase, which produces MARRSRNRGESDSDRFIKATRQRQQPLKERWRFLIEGSVQGVGFRNSCRRRALDLELCGWVRNLKDGRVEVQAEGGEMALNEFRLWCERGPSTATVKRVLLSKMPVTGNDWFDIRA
- a CDS encoding cobyrinate a,c-diamide synthase codes for the protein MACVIAAPSSSSGKTLLSLSLIAWAQQKGLSIQPFKVGPDYLDPQLLGASAGRPCRNLDLPLCGPDWVKTSFHGYGGRCDLALVEGVMGLFDGIGSTGEGSSAAVAKHLQLPVVLVVDAGGQARSLAALVSGFRDLDPDLHFAGVVLNRVSTERHRSLLEEVLAAINVPCLGCLPRDSSLDLPSRHLGLAPAHELDQLNVRLGQWAAIADQHLQMGVFERLMQAPTPGPEPIQTVLAKALAEDSKREPLPVAVAQDNAFHFRYPEMQDCLEAMGMPVIPWHPLEDEPLPQEAYGLVIPGGFPELHAKQLSRCQQSLSGLRDWLQHKPLYAECGGMLMLGTSLMDGEGETHAMAGVLPFHAQRGTLQVGYRRLTASCDSLLLKAGDQWMGHEFHRWQLSEEPVGRWQSLWQVDGWHVDRREEGWALPTVHASWVHLHWASSSTISCRWRDALETVANQIATDS
- a CDS encoding glucose-6-phosphate dehydrogenase assembly protein OpcA; translated protein: MSPQLTLQTPLELPPSEVPHYLDQLWSGDQESSIGAHTFCLLIWQPAWVEQQLVRTGRLGGPIMGVQRDEVEKAGRKAVLDLDLPLSTPPLGSSVSNSLAKIDGSQTSDDLRGQHVDGALSALRPRRLITLAPSLDSSRPLETLVAAYCPLPEEGGGTVACGDVVVLRGGTGALREGLNTLQPLLPEDLPSWVWWNGPLDESPELLEQLSIAPRRLILDSALGDPSYCLTLLANRLASGQAVNDLNWLRLGSWHQTLAMVFDPPQRRDALSHVVQLDIDVEGDHPVQGLLLASWIADRLGWTLKTTHRHEAKTSDSTISAVFQRPDGTEVPLRVSPVPMGQPSIHPGQIVGLRIISKPEQGGAMCVILCAESGGCMRLEAGGMASMELVEEVVPLLHTHVEADMARLLEGGHDSSNPLLAAAAPLAAKLLS
- the zwf gene encoding glucose-6-phosphate dehydrogenase translates to MTATITNPLRVGLRQERVIAPQCLVIFGASGDLTHRKLVPALFELFQQRRLPSEFALLGCARRPWSDEEFRSKMAEAMGDKVRDHPEAWEQFSAGMFYEPVDLQKPEDVVKLGGRLQEIDRLRATRSNRTFYLSVSPKFYASGCRALADAGLLKDPQRSRVVIEKPFGRDYGSAQSLNRVVQGCGQENQIFRIDHYLGKETVQNIMVMRFANAIFEPIWNRNYISSVQITASETVGVEERAGYYETSGALRDMVQNHLTQMLAITAMETPGRFDPEAIRSEKAKVLQAARLADELEPWNCCIRGQYGPGGSDGAPLSGYRQEPGVDPHSTTETYVAMKLFIDNWRWQGVPFYVRTGKRLAKRLSEVVLTFREAPVHLFDAAGGSPTANQLILRIQPDEGAEFKFEVKSPGSGMRSRPVEMEFSYDESFGEPSDEGYVRLLADAMLSDPTLFTRSDEVEAAWRLYTPLLELIEDSPWKLPIHPYESRTWGPAAADALLAQDGLLWRRP
- a CDS encoding FAD-binding oxidoreductase, with protein sequence MRVSASPQTTSDERAFTIVFTGLGGRRAELSRLNVSYSRLRDTMCVLLSRGARIQSVSPAGSEPAAAPVKSAPPVSAPVTTSKPKAAAQAVPVNLYKPKAPFLGTVTENYSLLKEGAIGRVQHITFDLSGGDPHLEYVEGQSIGIVPAGEDAKGKPHKLRLYSIASTRHGDNLEGNTVSLCVRHLQYEKDGETINGVCSTYLCDVEPGTKVKITGPVGKEMLLPEDEEANVIMLATGTGIAPMRTYLRRMFEPKERAENGWNFRGKAWLFMGAPKTANLLYDEDFLHYEKEYPDNFRYTKAISREQQNPKGGRMYIQDRVSEHAEEIFAMIEDPKTHVYMCGLRGMEPGIDEAMSAAAEAKGLDWSELRPKLKKAHRWHVETY
- a CDS encoding SRPBCC family protein codes for the protein MSSNHQPIEQTVERMADGVRRLAAQLLTPVSADQIWAVLTDYDQLSTFIPNLASSRLLLREGNKVHLQQEGCQQFLGMKFSASVELELEEFLSEGALRFKMKKGDFRRFEGTWRLRTMPDATALFYELTVQGCLGMPIGLIEQRLRDDLTTNLKAVEAEARRRAAH
- a CDS encoding histidine kinase — its product is MDGIDRNPRQQLSLLLVAGRHHLSSRDLRELVEFLQNEDCGFDVSLQISDPTQQPELLELHRLVVTPSLVKLQPQPKQVFAGSSIFQQLRGWLPRWQQDEVVSGLGLSLKPTELDGSRTQRELQLEDQLLVLRQENETLIDRLEAQERLLRMVAHELRTPLTAATLAVQSQQLGQIDIHRFRDVLKRRLEEIALLSKDLLEVGSTRWEALFNPQRLDLASVAAEAILELEKLWLGRDVTIHTDIPADLPKVFADQRRMRQVLLNLLENALKYTPNGGLISLTMLHRTSQWVQVSISDSGPGIPEEEQQRIFLDRVRLPQTSAGASGFGVGLSVCRRIVEVHGGRIWVISEPDKGACFTFNVPVWQGQGQEKENVALTEGQAEP